The window AAACTTAATTACACAAGGTACCTAATTTTACTTCATAACGTTAGCAAACCATATCGACTAAATAAACTACAAGGTACATTATGTCTGTAAAGATTCTTAGTCATTCTCATGAGTCAAGTGTCTCAATTTCCAGATAATCTACAATGTAATTGTAGTTGACAAACTTCGTAATGACAAActtcttttcccttttctttctcaGATGTAATCTTCCTCCACTGACCAATGGATATGAGAGAGATACAGGAAGCAAAACAAACCTTGTTACAGCCAATCCCAGCATCCTTTTTCGAAAGTGAGTCTGGGGTGATATGTGTGATTATATATTTACTGCCATTTGTAGATATTATGCATTTACAGATAGAGTCACCCTTTCATAAGTATATTCCTACAGATACTGTAAATATGGGACCCAATATGTCAGTCAAATCTGAGTTGTCATGTATGATCCACTGGCCTTGGTTTGCTCTTTCTTAGCCTGATCTATAAGCACAATGTGGCCACAATGAAAAGGCTGACATTTCTTTCTTGCCTGTCCTTGGTGTTTGGGCCATAATAAGAGAACTGCTTGCATTGCTCATCAGTACAAAATTAATCGTTAATAAAGGGGATAAAGCTGTAAGAGACTTTTCTCTcttggaaatatttttaaatacagtgcagacaaaacatttttaaaccgTTTAAAGTTTTTGCTATTTTGTTTCGCGTCACACTCTtcataaaattgaataaaatctttttttgttattcttctaCACATAACACTATACAATGActctaaaataaactaaaacaggTGTTTGAAGtgctttgttaatttatttgaagaaaaaaatagatgaCTGTACTGAATCAGTGTTCTAAATCGAATAGGGAAAATGTTATAGACTATcactaatacaaataaaatgccCACTGACACTTTAAACACTGATGCTTTGTACACTAAAAAGGGATTgatattaaattagattaggTCATGGTTAGACCATGGTACCTTCCATTGCAGAGCATGGTTAGAGCATGGTACCTTCCATTGCATATTACCTTAAGGACAAATTAATATGGCATATCAGATAACTTAATGAGACAAGTACAGCATTACTATGTAGACTGATGGCTTTTCACAGCTATATTGATGTTACTGTTGTCAAGAAAACCTTcaagttttttaaagttttaaggtGGCAAAAAACAGGGAAGCAATAACAATATCGAAAAATACATGTGCtgtaaatgatgtaaaaacCACCGAGCATTTACCGAGCATTGCAATTAACTGAATTGGTAAGAGTCCTGATGTAATGTCCTATCATCGATAGGATGATAAAGCTGAAGTGTTTTATGATTAGTAAGCTGGTGAAATTATACATGTACGTGGCAGCCTTTATGGTTGTtctgttttataataatcagtGCCATGGTGTGGGGAAATCGTTTGACTAATCCAGCTGAGATGACCTCTATgtcctgttttattttattactcttttattAATATGTGTTAATCACCATCCGGGtgcaccacacaacctgtgCATTTCGAgaatgttaagacctccaaaaaagtcttagaaaaattaaatcaggtggaGTCAGTTTTACTGGGCCTGATGCAGCTGATAAAATGAATAGTAGTGTTGTTATTCATAATTTACAGGTAAGTGATAATTTTACAGCGTAATAGGATCACGGACATGTGTCAGGTGTAAGTAGTAGTAATGGGAAATAGTTTGCATGGCTCACAGGTCAGGTGTGGGAGCTCCTTTGCTGGATTTTGCCTAAAGCCCCAGGGCAGTCAGGACCAGCCTTTCTTGCATTTCTTGCGCTTTCCATAAAAGCAGAATCTTTGCCCATTGACGCAATTACACTGTAATGCAATTGTTTACTTTATATCTTAAGTATTAAATAGTTAAACTGTTTTTACTGTTCTGCCTGCTTAAAAGCAGAACACACCcaaacaatgttttttctctctctaatgCTCTTCAGGTATCGTTCACTAAAGAAGAATCGCCAGTCATTTGTGAAGGATTTGCAGTTGTATGGGGATGCCCTAGTCCTACTGCCAGCGTTCTCACTTGTACGGAACACTGGTGTGTCCCTGCGTGCCCTCCACTCACTGCAGGACCTAAACAAGAGTGGTCCTCGTGCTGTCTTTTTTAACCCAAGGTACCTTACAAACCTGAAAAACTTTTGGCGTGGCAAAGGAATTCGCTCATTTCGCCTCAGCACTGGTGCCATGATGGCCAGCATGGCCCTGGAGCTCTGCAACAATGTTCACCTGTATGGCTTCTGGCCTTTTGGAACACACCCATACACCAACAAGAGGCTGACCAACCACTATTACGATAACCAACCAGTAAACAAAAGAGTGCATGCAATGCCATCTGAGTTTCGAGCCTTGTTGAATCTCCATAACTTGGGTGTAATCCATCTGCACCTAGGGGAATGCACAAAATAAGATATCAACTGCATTTAATAAACTATTCCTTAATTATTACATCCTTAATACCACAAGCTCACATAAATTATCATGAACATTTTATCATTTACAAAATCCTGGAGCACATCCTTCTTAGGGGGGCTATCCCACATTCCCAACCTATTTGCCAGAGCATGCCAAATAGTCCCAAAAATGAAAGTCTATGGTTCTTGGTCACTTGATTCTGTGACATCACAATGTTCTAAATCACCTACAAATTAGCTATAAATTACCTATAGAATGGTACAAcgtaattacaattacaatcaCCCATGACTCCACTACAAACTGTGTCAAATTTAGGCCGAACTGTCAAAATCTATCTACAAACCTACACTTTATCACCTATGAAGTACCGTAAAAattgcaataaaccatcaagatttgttaaaaaattgcTATAATTTTTACCACTTTACACCAACCTGGATACCTGTGACTCTCTTTAAATGTCACCATATGCAGtgtaatatgtactgtattagagcatttagtagtttagtgcgtATAATCCAATTCCTGTTTAGGAGGTTTGTACAAATCCTCAAATATTGATAAAtcaaagctttttaaaatagGAATTCATCCCATCCAAGCAATTCAATCATCCATTTTTGCTTGCCCCACAGCACAGCAGCCACTGGGGAGACAGTAAGACTTATAAGACTAAGACACTAAGATTTATCCTGTAAACAGGGTTGtgggggtcctggagcctatcccaggagaaagGGTATAAGGCCATGTCTATCAAAGGgaagacagtagccttgaatggAGAGCGCTGATAAGTGCAGTCAGCATAAGTTTTGATATGACCGGAGTGTGAATAATATCTGACCCTGATCTCCCTCATACTTTTAGGTGATTAAAACATACTCTAATCTTTGTTTCCGTTAAAGATGTGAATTTGAAGGTGATCCAGGAACACAATAATTTGAAAGTTCATATGGACAGTAAAATTGACTGCAGGATGGAAAAAGGGGTTGGTTAGACTTTCCTTAGAAATATGCAGGTACTCTAAAtaagggttttttattttatttttatttatttatatatttatttttgccaaGCGGTAGTGCCTATAGGGCAGTTATCTATGCTGTGATGCTCTCGGGCAGCAGGACTGAGGCAgctgatgtaaaagaaaaaaataatcagaaatTGCTGTCATTGCTGTGAAATGTGGAAAAGGGGACAGAAAGAAGGATTCTGCACACACTAATAGAGATCATGGAGAATGCCTTTTACACATGACACAGAACACTAATGACTGAGTCCATAAAGGTGGTCAGTTTCTCTCAGACTCtacaatatttcttctttctgttgGTTAGGATGTTTTCtcgacattttttttatttttagcatagacactataaaaacaaacaaaagctgcAGTAGGTATACTTGAAATTCCATACACTGTAAGTTGAAGGTTTACTCGGCATGTCACTTTATAcacttttatttgtcttttacttttactctggtcatgtttttttaatttttttttattattattctcttaAATATTTTGTCATATCCAGAGGTGGCAAGTAATGAAGTACtctgttactgtacttaagtatttttctcatgtatctgtactttacttgaatCTTTTTGGTATGTGACTATTACTTTTTActtcatcttatttttttttaaataaaaaagtactttttccccacaaaataaaaaaatagttttaccaGTTCAAGTTTACAGAAATTACTGGCGAGTTATTATGAAAGTGCAGATTGGTTAGTGCAGCAAAAAGTGTTACCTGAAAACCGATCCCACTCAGTTGGTCTTAGGGTTGTGCACTCTCCTGCCTCCTTTTTAAAGTCTCTCAAATAGGTACACTTGTCAGG of the Clarias gariepinus isolate MV-2021 ecotype Netherlands chromosome 16, CGAR_prim_01v2, whole genome shotgun sequence genome contains:
- the LOC128544054 gene encoding alpha-2,8-sialyltransferase 8F-like; amino-acid sequence: MKFLVRRLLYILFAMSCCSVLLWHYFYHRDADTSDQHTIKLNAAKSKDIASINKMLTNYSSKWIKQEQNIKTYRSLLGKSCNAISNALVTQDNSPEGSIISYDASKKKQLVTPSLFKVFPKTSPFKTAPWDSCAVVGNGGVLANSSCGKQIDSSTFVIRCNLPPLTNGYERDTGSKTNLVTANPSILFRKYRSLKKNRQSFVKDLQLYGDALVLLPAFSLVRNTGVSLRALHSLQDLNKSGPRAVFFNPRYLTNLKNFWRGKGIRSFRLSTGAMMASMALELCNNVHLYGFWPFGTHPYTNKRLTNHYYDNQPVNKRVHAMPSEFRALLNLHNLGVIHLHLGECTK